The proteins below come from a single Tachypleus tridentatus isolate NWPU-2018 chromosome 13, ASM421037v1, whole genome shotgun sequence genomic window:
- the LOC143241093 gene encoding gamma-glutamylcyclotransferase-like isoform X4, producing MPRFRKIKMMANSSGKELPPNLSQIEVADSNTDKNGSQILYFAFGSNLFTQRIQIHNPKACFYTIGKLQNYKLEFYGYSSEWRGAVASVVESNRSEVWGVVWKIPLSELNNLDRQETRYDACQVPIETSEGYILQCRTYKLKSATDKIGKPSRIYKACIAQGAIEHNLPQYYIEKLQDIEDNGYEGSVDIPVNIKKTKTN from the exons ATGCCGAGAT TTAGGAAGATTAAAATGATGGCTAACAGTTCTGGAAAAGAGCTCCCACCTAATCTTTCACAGATAGAAGTCGCTGATAGTAATACTGATAAGAATGGAAGCCAGATTCTATACTTTGCCTTTGGAAGTAATTTGTTTACTCAGCGTATACAGATTCACAATCCAAAAGCATGTTTTTATACTATAGGGAAATTACAA AATTACAAATTAGAATTTTATGGATATTCTTCTGAATGGAGAGGAGCAGTAGCATCAGTTGTTGAAAGCAACAGGAGTGAAGTGTGGGGAGTTGTGTGGAAGATTCCTTTATCTGAATTGAATAATCTTGATAG GCAAGAAACAAGATATGATGCCTGCCAGGTTCCTATAGAGACCAGTGAAGGCTACATTCTTCAGTGTCGGACCTACAAACTTAAATCTGCCACAGATAAAATTGGGAAACCATCTAGAATATATAAAGCATGCATTGCCCAAGGTGCTATTGAACACAATTTACCACAATATTATATAGAGAAATTGCAAGATATTGAAGATAATGGTTACGAAGGTAGTGTTGATATacctgttaatataaaaaaaacaaaaactaattaa
- the LOC143241093 gene encoding gamma-glutamylcyclotransferase-like isoform X5, which yields MMANSSGKELPPNLSQIEVADSNTDKNGSQILYFAFGSNLFTQRIQIHNPKACFYTIGKLQNYKLEFYGYSSEWRGAVASVVESNRSEVWGVVWKIPLSELNNLDRQETRYDACQVPIETSEGYILQCRTYKLKSATDKIGKPSRIYKACIAQGAIEHNLPQYYIEKLQDIEDNGYEGSVDIPVNIKKTKTN from the exons ATGATGGCTAACAGTTCTGGAAAAGAGCTCCCACCTAATCTTTCACAGATAGAAGTCGCTGATAGTAATACTGATAAGAATGGAAGCCAGATTCTATACTTTGCCTTTGGAAGTAATTTGTTTACTCAGCGTATACAGATTCACAATCCAAAAGCATGTTTTTATACTATAGGGAAATTACAA AATTACAAATTAGAATTTTATGGATATTCTTCTGAATGGAGAGGAGCAGTAGCATCAGTTGTTGAAAGCAACAGGAGTGAAGTGTGGGGAGTTGTGTGGAAGATTCCTTTATCTGAATTGAATAATCTTGATAG GCAAGAAACAAGATATGATGCCTGCCAGGTTCCTATAGAGACCAGTGAAGGCTACATTCTTCAGTGTCGGACCTACAAACTTAAATCTGCCACAGATAAAATTGGGAAACCATCTAGAATATATAAAGCATGCATTGCCCAAGGTGCTATTGAACACAATTTACCACAATATTATATAGAGAAATTGCAAGATATTGAAGATAATGGTTACGAAGGTAGTGTTGATATacctgttaatataaaaaaaacaaaaactaattaa
- the LOC143241093 gene encoding gamma-glutamylcyclotransferase-like isoform X2: MFLICRGFRCMQFVVKRVRKIKMMANSSGKELPPNLSQIEVADSNTDKNGSQILYFAFGSNLFTQRIQIHNPKACFYTIGKLQNYKLEFYGYSSEWRGAVASVVESNRSEVWGVVWKIPLSELNNLDRQETRYDACQVPIETSEGYILQCRTYKLKSATDKIGKPSRIYKACIAQGAIEHNLPQYYIEKLQDIEDNGYEGSVDIPVNIKKTKTN, from the exons ATGTTTCTTATTTGTAGAGGTTTCCGTTGTATGCAGTTTGTGGTTAAGagag TTAGGAAGATTAAAATGATGGCTAACAGTTCTGGAAAAGAGCTCCCACCTAATCTTTCACAGATAGAAGTCGCTGATAGTAATACTGATAAGAATGGAAGCCAGATTCTATACTTTGCCTTTGGAAGTAATTTGTTTACTCAGCGTATACAGATTCACAATCCAAAAGCATGTTTTTATACTATAGGGAAATTACAA AATTACAAATTAGAATTTTATGGATATTCTTCTGAATGGAGAGGAGCAGTAGCATCAGTTGTTGAAAGCAACAGGAGTGAAGTGTGGGGAGTTGTGTGGAAGATTCCTTTATCTGAATTGAATAATCTTGATAG GCAAGAAACAAGATATGATGCCTGCCAGGTTCCTATAGAGACCAGTGAAGGCTACATTCTTCAGTGTCGGACCTACAAACTTAAATCTGCCACAGATAAAATTGGGAAACCATCTAGAATATATAAAGCATGCATTGCCCAAGGTGCTATTGAACACAATTTACCACAATATTATATAGAGAAATTGCAAGATATTGAAGATAATGGTTACGAAGGTAGTGTTGATATacctgttaatataaaaaaaacaaaaactaattaa
- the LOC143241093 gene encoding gamma-glutamylcyclotransferase-like isoform X1: MFLICRGFRCMQFVVKRGFTVYFRKIKMMANSSGKELPPNLSQIEVADSNTDKNGSQILYFAFGSNLFTQRIQIHNPKACFYTIGKLQNYKLEFYGYSSEWRGAVASVVESNRSEVWGVVWKIPLSELNNLDRQETRYDACQVPIETSEGYILQCRTYKLKSATDKIGKPSRIYKACIAQGAIEHNLPQYYIEKLQDIEDNGYEGSVDIPVNIKKTKTN; this comes from the exons ATGTTTCTTATTTGTAGAGGTTTCCGTTGTATGCAGTTTGTGGTTAAGagaggttttactgtatatt TTAGGAAGATTAAAATGATGGCTAACAGTTCTGGAAAAGAGCTCCCACCTAATCTTTCACAGATAGAAGTCGCTGATAGTAATACTGATAAGAATGGAAGCCAGATTCTATACTTTGCCTTTGGAAGTAATTTGTTTACTCAGCGTATACAGATTCACAATCCAAAAGCATGTTTTTATACTATAGGGAAATTACAA AATTACAAATTAGAATTTTATGGATATTCTTCTGAATGGAGAGGAGCAGTAGCATCAGTTGTTGAAAGCAACAGGAGTGAAGTGTGGGGAGTTGTGTGGAAGATTCCTTTATCTGAATTGAATAATCTTGATAG GCAAGAAACAAGATATGATGCCTGCCAGGTTCCTATAGAGACCAGTGAAGGCTACATTCTTCAGTGTCGGACCTACAAACTTAAATCTGCCACAGATAAAATTGGGAAACCATCTAGAATATATAAAGCATGCATTGCCCAAGGTGCTATTGAACACAATTTACCACAATATTATATAGAGAAATTGCAAGATATTGAAGATAATGGTTACGAAGGTAGTGTTGATATacctgttaatataaaaaaaacaaaaactaattaa
- the LOC143241093 gene encoding gamma-glutamylcyclotransferase-like isoform X3, producing the protein MFLICRGFRFRKIKMMANSSGKELPPNLSQIEVADSNTDKNGSQILYFAFGSNLFTQRIQIHNPKACFYTIGKLQNYKLEFYGYSSEWRGAVASVVESNRSEVWGVVWKIPLSELNNLDRQETRYDACQVPIETSEGYILQCRTYKLKSATDKIGKPSRIYKACIAQGAIEHNLPQYYIEKLQDIEDNGYEGSVDIPVNIKKTKTN; encoded by the exons ATGTTTCTTATTTGTAGAGGTTTCCGTT TTAGGAAGATTAAAATGATGGCTAACAGTTCTGGAAAAGAGCTCCCACCTAATCTTTCACAGATAGAAGTCGCTGATAGTAATACTGATAAGAATGGAAGCCAGATTCTATACTTTGCCTTTGGAAGTAATTTGTTTACTCAGCGTATACAGATTCACAATCCAAAAGCATGTTTTTATACTATAGGGAAATTACAA AATTACAAATTAGAATTTTATGGATATTCTTCTGAATGGAGAGGAGCAGTAGCATCAGTTGTTGAAAGCAACAGGAGTGAAGTGTGGGGAGTTGTGTGGAAGATTCCTTTATCTGAATTGAATAATCTTGATAG GCAAGAAACAAGATATGATGCCTGCCAGGTTCCTATAGAGACCAGTGAAGGCTACATTCTTCAGTGTCGGACCTACAAACTTAAATCTGCCACAGATAAAATTGGGAAACCATCTAGAATATATAAAGCATGCATTGCCCAAGGTGCTATTGAACACAATTTACCACAATATTATATAGAGAAATTGCAAGATATTGAAGATAATGGTTACGAAGGTAGTGTTGATATacctgttaatataaaaaaaacaaaaactaattaa